One window of Paenibacillus sp. FSL K6-3182 genomic DNA carries:
- a CDS encoding MBL fold metallo-hydrolase, which translates to MKIKMIGTGSAFAKKYDNNNAIIEVNGFRLLVDCGITLPKALHQQGLAFSDLDAVLISHIHGDHVGGLEEYAFQMMFKYNRKPVLYIAESLVETLWEQTLRGGLTQDPLTKLEDFFEVHPIQPNNIFEIHPGLTVKLLQTKHIPNKPSYSFIFNNSFFYSADMRFDPELLQQLVDDGVTTIYHDCQLEAPAVVHASLEELLSLPESIQSKIWLMHYGDTIEQYEGLTGHMRIVRQHESYEIN; encoded by the coding sequence ATGAAAATAAAAATGATTGGGACAGGCAGTGCCTTTGCCAAAAAATACGATAATAATAACGCTATTATTGAAGTGAATGGCTTCCGATTGCTCGTAGACTGCGGAATCACTTTACCGAAGGCTTTACATCAACAAGGACTTGCCTTCTCTGACCTGGATGCTGTTCTCATCAGTCACATTCATGGGGACCATGTAGGTGGATTAGAAGAATACGCCTTTCAAATGATGTTTAAATATAATCGAAAGCCTGTCCTATACATAGCAGAGTCGTTAGTTGAAACGCTTTGGGAGCAAACGCTTCGCGGAGGTTTAACGCAGGATCCTTTAACCAAGCTTGAAGATTTTTTCGAGGTCCATCCGATTCAGCCAAATAACATATTTGAGATTCATCCTGGTTTGACTGTTAAGCTGTTGCAAACGAAGCATATTCCTAATAAGCCAAGCTATTCCTTTATTTTTAACAACAGCTTCTTCTACTCTGCCGACATGCGATTTGATCCAGAGCTGCTTCAGCAATTAGTTGATGATGGCGTAACGACTATTTACCATGATTGCCAGCTTGAAGCGCCAGCTGTTGTTCACGCAAGCCTGGAGGAGCTTCTAAGCCTTCCTGAATCTATTCAAAGTAAAATATGGCTTATGCATTACGGGGACACCATAGAGCAATATGAAGGTCTAACCGGCCATATGCGAATCGTTAGGCAGCATGAAAGCTATGAGATCAACTAA
- a CDS encoding DUF1885 family protein, with protein sequence MSQSAYIKFVQGSSVEKLTLQEIKNELIGYREQTSLTGSQLDWDYAEAAFPYTIESKDDDRWFYLKGINHLYKHIIFGPGETASAAGQNVPCVQVVLPEEATHGDKSKANELCKYIAKQLKAELTMFNGRTIYFNPRK encoded by the coding sequence ATGAGTCAAAGCGCTTATATCAAATTTGTGCAAGGATCATCCGTGGAGAAACTGACGCTGCAAGAAATTAAGAACGAGCTTATAGGTTACCGGGAGCAAACTAGCCTTACCGGCTCGCAATTGGATTGGGATTATGCCGAAGCCGCATTTCCTTATACGATCGAATCGAAGGATGATGATCGTTGGTTTTATTTAAAGGGTATTAACCACCTTTATAAGCATATCATCTTTGGACCCGGCGAAACGGCAAGCGCAGCAGGCCAAAACGTCCCTTGCGTTCAAGTCGTGTTACCAGAGGAAGCTACGCACGGAGACAAATCGAAAGCAAATGAACTATGCAAATATATAGCTAAACAGTTGAAAGCGGAGCTGACAATGTTTAATGGAAGAACGATTTATTTTAATCCACGCAAATAA
- a CDS encoding NAD(P)H-dependent oxidoreductase gives MKTLVIITHPNMEASIVNKRWADELRKYPDKYTVHDLHRAYPDGKIDVEKEQQLIEAHSNLVLQFPVYWFSSPPLLKQWLDEVLTYGWAYGSKGDKLRNRKTALAVTAGGREKDFTEEGKLRYGLDQLLSPFDTTFLYCGADYRSFYAFYGAEYETEGNPDYLRNLDISAQGYVDFIDSL, from the coding sequence TTGAAAACACTTGTTATCATTACACATCCAAACATGGAAGCATCCATCGTCAATAAACGCTGGGCGGATGAGCTTCGTAAATATCCCGACAAATATACGGTTCACGATTTGCACAGAGCCTATCCCGACGGAAAAATCGACGTGGAAAAGGAACAACAGTTGATTGAAGCGCATAGCAATTTAGTTTTGCAGTTCCCTGTTTACTGGTTCAGTTCTCCACCGCTGCTTAAACAATGGCTTGACGAAGTCCTAACTTACGGGTGGGCATACGGATCAAAGGGCGATAAATTAAGAAATCGAAAAACCGCCCTAGCTGTAACCGCCGGTGGAAGGGAAAAAGACTTTACCGAAGAAGGGAAACTCCGTTACGGACTTGACCAACTCCTATCTCCCTTTGACACGACATTTTTGTATTGCGGCGCCGATTATCGTTCCTTCTATGCCTTCTATGGCGCAGAATACGAGACGGAAGGAAATCCAGATTACTTAAGGAATTTAGATATTAGCGCGCAGGGTTATGTTGATTTTATTGATAGTCTTTAA
- a CDS encoding ABC transporter permease has product MRIRALAIRIINQFLRDKRTLALLFLAPLLILTLMKLVFDGQAVSPAIGMVNVPAALTEKFEQLDAEITLYDESAAAQAALQDGKLDAILEASGGMPKLTLEGSDPSINRAVILLIQSVMQQGLDKSAPAISYLHGGPDMAPFDSFGPVLIGFFSFFFVFLLAGVSFLRERTSGTLERLLATPIRRSEIVVGYLAGFGIFTLIQACLIAWYSVQVLGMYMEGSILYMLVINLLLSLTALTLGTLLSSFASSEFQIIQFIPIVIVPQAFFSGLFNLDAMNPWLQKLSYLMPLYYGADAMQGIMIRGESWGDFQVNVYVLAGFSLLFAVLNVLALKKHRRM; this is encoded by the coding sequence ATGAGAATACGTGCGCTCGCCATTCGAATTATTAATCAATTTTTGCGTGACAAACGAACGCTTGCCTTATTATTTCTTGCTCCCCTGCTCATCTTAACTTTAATGAAATTAGTTTTTGATGGGCAAGCTGTCTCTCCAGCAATCGGAATGGTTAATGTGCCTGCAGCTTTAACAGAAAAGTTTGAGCAGCTTGATGCTGAAATCACACTTTATGATGAAAGTGCTGCTGCTCAAGCTGCTTTACAAGACGGCAAGCTCGACGCGATATTGGAAGCGAGCGGCGGCATGCCTAAACTAACGCTTGAGGGCAGCGATCCCTCCATCAATAGAGCGGTAATATTGCTTATTCAAAGCGTGATGCAACAAGGCTTAGATAAATCCGCCCCAGCTATATCATACTTGCACGGCGGTCCTGACATGGCTCCATTCGACTCCTTTGGGCCTGTCTTAATAGGCTTCTTCTCGTTTTTCTTTGTTTTCTTACTTGCAGGTGTCTCCTTCCTGCGCGAGCGAACGAGCGGTACTTTGGAGCGCTTATTAGCAACGCCAATTAGGCGAAGCGAAATCGTAGTCGGTTATTTAGCCGGTTTCGGAATTTTCACCCTAATTCAAGCCTGCTTGATCGCCTGGTATTCCGTTCAAGTTCTTGGGATGTACATGGAGGGCAGCATTTTGTATATGCTGGTCATTAATTTATTACTATCATTAACAGCGTTAACACTCGGAACACTGTTGTCTTCTTTTGCAAGCAGTGAATTTCAGATTATACAGTTCATTCCTATTGTCATCGTGCCGCAAGCCTTCTTCTCAGGGTTGTTTAACCTTGATGCCATGAACCCCTGGCTGCAAAAGCTAAGTTACCTAATGCCTCTTTACTATGGTGCAGATGCTATGCAGGGAATAATGATACGCGGCGAGAGCTGGGGTGATTTTCAGGTAAATGTATATGTGTTGGCGGGATTTTCCTTATTGTTTGCAGTATTGAATGTGCTGGCTCTAAAGAAGCACCGCCGTATGTAG
- a CDS encoding MFS transporter — MKDKRMLIVMATLMTTFIGFGIIIPVMPEIIQAADPSKAELHTGWMLAVYSAVSFFLSPFWGSLSDRIGRRPIILIGILGFAASFLLFGLSSGNLTLMYLSRVLGGLFSGAVASVIVAYVADITSPEERTKGMGLVGMSIGLGFTIGPGVGGLLSVISLETPFYAASALALLTFILAASKLKESLTPEQRSSQSEKRVSRWAAFTGPLKYLYVLAFFVTFTLAGMEATLQFFGMRRFDVTPFQVGILFFVCGFVGALVQGGVVRRRIKTGEEPKYIAIGLVISALGFFMLLGAHSLWWATLSLAVFGIGNALIRPCVTSLITQKTTVGKGVASGLSSSMDSLGRIAGPLLGSFFFTIEMGLPYLLGGILCLAALLLLFRFRQMDKTSASETEVNAAK; from the coding sequence ATGAAAGATAAACGAATGCTAATTGTAATGGCTACTTTAATGACAACATTTATAGGGTTCGGCATTATCATCCCGGTTATGCCAGAAATTATTCAAGCCGCAGATCCGAGCAAAGCGGAACTCCATACAGGTTGGATGCTTGCTGTATATTCTGCAGTTTCTTTTTTCTTATCACCATTTTGGGGAAGCTTGTCCGACCGTATCGGCAGACGGCCGATTATTTTAATAGGTATTCTTGGCTTTGCCGCAAGTTTCTTGTTATTTGGTTTATCGTCAGGAAACTTAACGCTCATGTACCTCTCAAGGGTGCTAGGAGGCTTGTTCTCGGGGGCGGTTGCTTCCGTTATTGTAGCGTATGTCGCTGATATTACATCGCCTGAGGAAAGAACGAAGGGGATGGGGCTCGTTGGGATGTCCATCGGTCTAGGCTTTACGATCGGACCTGGCGTTGGCGGTTTATTAAGCGTGATCTCACTGGAAACGCCATTTTATGCAGCATCAGCGTTAGCACTGTTAACGTTCATCTTGGCTGCATCAAAGCTCAAGGAATCACTAACGCCTGAGCAGCGGAGCAGCCAATCAGAGAAGCGTGTATCACGCTGGGCTGCGTTTACAGGACCGCTTAAATATTTGTATGTGTTAGCCTTTTTTGTAACATTCACTCTCGCTGGAATGGAAGCGACCCTGCAGTTTTTTGGAATGCGGCGTTTTGATGTGACTCCATTTCAGGTCGGAATCTTATTTTTTGTTTGCGGCTTTGTGGGAGCACTCGTTCAAGGCGGAGTTGTGCGACGGAGAATTAAGACAGGCGAGGAGCCGAAATATATTGCGATCGGACTTGTCATCTCGGCACTTGGGTTTTTTATGCTTCTAGGCGCACATTCCCTTTGGTGGGCTACGTTGTCACTTGCTGTATTCGGAATCGGCAATGCCTTAATTAGGCCATGTGTCACCTCGCTCATCACTCAGAAGACGACTGTTGGCAAAGGGGTAGCATCCGGTCTAAGCTCTTCGATGGACAGTTTGGGGCGTATTGCCGGCCCGCTGCTAGGTTCATTTTTCTTCACGATAGAAATGGGACTGCCATACTTGCTCGGCGGCATACTATGTCTAGCTGCACTGCTGCTATTGTTTCGTTTCCGTCAAATGGACAAAACTAGCGCCTCGGAAACAGAAGTTAACGCTGCAAAATAA
- a CDS encoding DUF4352 domain-containing protein, protein MKKVQIFTLLALILLVLSACGGSQTNNAAKSSNNNQASTVDSKETEATETPKETETPPTEEPKEASFKPGDKFKLGTWEITLESFEFNQKVSSDMFSSSADEGNKFIVLNYNVTNNGKEANDFTAMINGIRMKAIFKGEYEYDYTVTMIDGDLSQNSIKPLASKKGFVVIEVPDSVASSNESLVIKLEDDGEKAQIVLK, encoded by the coding sequence ATGAAAAAAGTTCAAATCTTTACATTACTCGCACTCATATTGCTTGTTTTATCAGCATGCGGGGGATCACAAACAAATAATGCAGCCAAATCTTCGAATAACAATCAAGCAAGCACGGTGGATAGCAAGGAGACTGAGGCTACTGAAACACCCAAAGAAACGGAAACTCCGCCTACGGAGGAACCGAAAGAAGCATCCTTCAAGCCAGGTGATAAATTCAAATTAGGCACTTGGGAAATTACCCTTGAATCATTTGAGTTTAATCAAAAAGTGAGTAGTGATATGTTTTCCTCAAGCGCTGATGAAGGCAATAAATTTATTGTATTAAATTATAATGTTACCAATAATGGCAAAGAGGCAAATGATTTTACTGCAATGATAAATGGTATTCGAATGAAAGCTATTTTTAAAGGCGAGTATGAATATGATTACACTGTAACTATGATCGATGGAGACTTGAGTCAAAATAGTATTAAACCATTAGCGAGCAAAAAAGGTTTTGTTGTAATCGAAGTTCCAGACTCGGTAGCTAGTTCCAATGAAAGTCTTGTAATTAAGCTTGAAGATGATGGGGAAAAAGCTCAAATCGTTTTAAAATAG
- a CDS encoding stalk domain-containing protein translates to MKIRKIVILLLLLSLWGGSMMFADSAIQKVRVLINGDDQDDGGIMTDGKTYLPLRQLATSMQAIVEWDNQTKKATVYKPNVHMFLFQNNAVFGNVAKGYQAKFKVFAQIDNLMTDIVAVKVSIFDPNGKEKVIQTESVKTSKDNFWFATEDISYKFESSGKYPIRFYLKLKGSDEWTVVSEKLISSL, encoded by the coding sequence ATGAAAATCAGAAAAATCGTTATTCTGCTTCTGCTGCTATCTCTTTGGGGTGGATCGATGATGTTCGCAGACTCGGCTATACAGAAGGTTCGCGTTCTCATTAACGGAGATGATCAGGATGACGGTGGAATAATGACCGATGGCAAAACTTATTTGCCGCTTCGTCAATTAGCCACATCTATGCAGGCCATTGTGGAATGGGACAATCAAACGAAAAAAGCGACCGTTTATAAGCCTAACGTGCATATGTTTCTGTTCCAAAATAATGCGGTATTCGGAAACGTAGCAAAAGGCTATCAAGCGAAGTTTAAAGTGTTTGCCCAGATCGATAACTTGATGACGGATATTGTAGCCGTCAAGGTTTCCATTTTCGATCCGAATGGTAAAGAGAAAGTGATTCAAACGGAAAGTGTCAAAACATCAAAAGATAATTTCTGGTTCGCTACAGAAGATATCTCATATAAATTCGAATCTAGCGGGAAATATCCGATTCGTTTTTACCTTAAGCTTAAAGGCTCAGATGAGTGGACTGTTGTTTCAGAAAAACTAATTTCTTCTTTGTAG
- a CDS encoding aspartyl-phosphate phosphatase Spo0E family protein — protein sequence MMNICFYQQRIEEVRAEMVEIFGACNNFTDQAVLKISQELDYLLNQYSGCLTNHSN from the coding sequence ATGATGAACATTTGCTTTTATCAACAAAGAATTGAAGAAGTACGAGCTGAAATGGTTGAAATATTTGGCGCATGCAATAATTTTACAGATCAAGCTGTTCTCAAAATTAGCCAAGAACTGGATTATCTCTTAAATCAATATTCTGGATGTTTAACAAATCATTCAAATTAG
- a CDS encoding aminotransferase class I/II-fold pyridoxal phosphate-dependent enzyme → MDHNLTPLFTALRKHAEQDPVQFHIPGHKKGLGSDSEFREFIGDNALSIDLINIAPLDDLHQPTGVIEEAQKLAADAFGADYTYFSVQGTSGAIMTMILTVCAPGDKIIVPRNVHKSIMAAIIFAGARPVFISPARDNTLGIDHGITTRSVRKALERHPDAKAVLVINPTYFGICANLKEIVDLVHSFDIPVLVDEAHGVLIHFHEKLPMSAMQAGADMAATSVHKLGGSMTQSSVLNVRKGRVNPHRIQTVISMLTTTSTSYILLGSLDTSRRNLALNGHAIAERAIELAQSARKQINEIPGLYCFGEEILGDEATYDFDPTKVSVHVRHLGITGYETENWLRDNYNVEIEMSDMYNILCLVTPGDTSDSVSKLLTALRGLSEHFHEGAEARELVVKIPDIPQLSLTPRDAFYGETEVLPFKESAGRIIAEFIYVYPPGIPILLPGEVITQKNIDYIVDHVQVGLPVKGPEDRSIEFVKVIVEETAIS, encoded by the coding sequence ATGGATCACAATTTAACCCCGCTCTTCACCGCGCTTCGTAAGCATGCGGAGCAGGATCCCGTTCAGTTTCATATTCCCGGACATAAAAAGGGATTAGGCAGCGATTCCGAATTTCGCGAATTTATCGGCGATAACGCGTTGTCGATCGATTTAATCAATATAGCACCGCTTGATGACCTGCATCAGCCAACCGGCGTTATTGAGGAAGCGCAGAAGCTAGCTGCTGACGCTTTCGGAGCAGACTATACTTATTTCTCTGTACAAGGAACAAGCGGCGCAATTATGACGATGATTTTGACCGTATGTGCCCCGGGAGACAAAATCATAGTGCCCCGTAATGTTCATAAATCCATTATGGCCGCTATTATTTTTGCAGGTGCCAGACCAGTATTCATCTCACCAGCCCGTGACAATACGCTTGGTATTGATCATGGCATAACGACCCGCTCCGTCCGTAAAGCGCTTGAGCGCCATCCGGATGCAAAGGCCGTGCTTGTCATTAACCCTACCTATTTCGGTATTTGCGCCAATCTTAAGGAGATCGTTGATCTCGTTCATAGCTTTGATATCCCTGTTCTCGTGGATGAAGCACATGGCGTACTCATTCATTTCCATGAGAAGCTGCCAATGTCTGCGATGCAAGCAGGCGCGGATATGGCTGCGACAAGTGTTCACAAGCTCGGCGGTTCTATGACGCAAAGCTCGGTTCTTAATGTTCGCAAAGGAAGAGTTAACCCGCATCGTATTCAAACCGTTATCAGCATGCTTACCACAACGTCGACTTCGTATATTTTGTTAGGCTCGCTTGATACGTCTAGACGCAACCTTGCTTTGAACGGACATGCAATCGCTGAGCGCGCGATTGAGCTTGCTCAATCCGCACGCAAACAAATCAATGAAATCCCAGGTCTTTATTGCTTCGGAGAAGAAATTCTCGGCGATGAGGCTACTTATGATTTCGATCCTACTAAAGTTTCCGTTCATGTTCGCCACCTTGGCATCACAGGATATGAAACGGAGAACTGGCTTCGCGACAACTATAATGTGGAAATTGAAATGAGCGATATGTATAACATTCTTTGCTTAGTTACGCCTGGAGATACCTCTGATTCCGTGTCTAAATTGTTAACTGCCCTGCGTGGATTGTCTGAACATTTCCATGAAGGCGCTGAAGCACGTGAATTAGTGGTCAAAATTCCAGATATTCCACAGCTCTCCTTAACGCCTCGTGATGCTTTTTACGGTGAGACAGAAGTTCTTCCGTTCAAAGAATCAGCTGGCCGAATCATTGCTGAATTCATTTATGTATACCCGCCAGGCATCCCGATTCTGCTGCCAGGCGAAGTCATTACCCAAAAAAATATCGATTATATCGTGGATCATGTCCAAGTTGGATTGCCTGTCAAGGGGCCGGAAGATCGCAGCATCGAGTTCGTTAAAGTAATCGTTGAAGAAACAGCCATTTCATAA
- a CDS encoding DUF3892 domain-containing protein, whose product MSHEVGGQDTREQIVAVQKDGDGDLTAFKTNSGRVLDYATALQEVQAGHIAGVNAFKGKDGDIYIRGDADGDPTNNLDQLPMF is encoded by the coding sequence ATGAGTCACGAGGTTGGCGGACAAGATACTAGGGAGCAAATTGTTGCCGTACAAAAGGATGGAGACGGTGATCTTACCGCATTCAAAACGAATAGCGGCCGAGTGCTTGACTATGCAACGGCACTTCAAGAGGTACAAGCAGGTCACATTGCAGGGGTAAATGCCTTTAAAGGAAAAGATGGCGACATCTATATTCGAGGCGACGCAGATGGAGATCCAACAAACAATTTGGATCAGCTTCCAATGTTCTAA
- a CDS encoding YjfB family protein encodes MDIAAASIAMNQNSLALAASIRVMSLAKEQATQQAQDMVQMMKQAQPHLGQSIDIQV; translated from the coding sequence ATGGATATAGCAGCAGCATCTATTGCGATGAATCAGAACAGCTTAGCACTTGCAGCGAGCATCCGAGTGATGTCTTTAGCAAAGGAACAAGCTACGCAGCAAGCCCAGGATATGGTTCAAATGATGAAACAAGCACAACCTCATTTAGGCCAAAGCATCGATATACAAGTTTAA
- a CDS encoding S-layer homology domain-containing protein — MKRRLILTMTLVAMMLFTLGQSVWAFKDVKNDVNESKINELKKMGIISGDKHDKFNPKGKLTYAEGVSLIVKGLDININHIRFIKEPKASDYFTNIKDNAWYSQAFIIASINGLEIPKTVKANDIMTREQFAHHLFKAMMTKGDYAFIEIFMQLEDAADVNKTYMDSIQKLLISKVVTLDSSNKFYPKKAILRGEAAGWLYDAITFVKETAPIPTKPEQPSLDLKLSIEAVNPQVNKVTVSTQVGHPGYGFRITSIAFEGDQAFINVELVMPDPDKMYPQVITDVSASTYIDAKLKPVLTQSSQSTGSSESSTGKAIIIN; from the coding sequence ATGAAAAGACGATTGATACTGACAATGACACTGGTTGCAATGATGCTCTTCACTCTTGGACAATCCGTATGGGCATTCAAGGACGTTAAAAATGACGTTAACGAGTCTAAAATTAACGAGCTTAAGAAGATGGGCATTATAAGCGGAGATAAACATGACAAGTTTAATCCTAAGGGCAAGCTCACTTATGCCGAAGGCGTTTCTTTGATCGTTAAAGGGCTAGATATTAATATCAACCACATCCGCTTCATTAAAGAACCTAAAGCAAGCGACTATTTTACAAACATAAAAGATAACGCTTGGTATTCGCAAGCTTTCATCATCGCGAGTATTAATGGTCTAGAAATTCCAAAAACGGTCAAAGCTAACGACATCATGACCCGCGAGCAATTTGCTCATCATTTGTTTAAAGCTATGATGACGAAAGGCGATTACGCCTTTATTGAAATTTTCATGCAGTTGGAAGATGCGGCTGATGTAAATAAAACCTACATGGACAGCATTCAAAAGCTGCTCATAAGCAAAGTCGTCACATTGGATAGTTCGAACAAGTTTTATCCTAAAAAAGCTATTTTGCGCGGTGAAGCTGCTGGCTGGCTTTATGATGCCATTACATTTGTAAAGGAGACGGCTCCAATTCCAACTAAGCCTGAGCAACCGAGCCTCGACCTGAAGCTTTCCATTGAGGCGGTAAACCCGCAAGTCAATAAAGTAACTGTAAGCACTCAAGTCGGACATCCCGGTTATGGTTTCCGTATTACCTCTATTGCTTTCGAAGGAGATCAAGCTTTCATCAATGTAGAATTGGTCATGCCTGATCCTGATAAAATGTATCCTCAAGTTATTACAGACGTATCCGCTTCCACATATATTGATGCTAAGCTAAAGCCAGTACTCACCCAATCCTCGCAATCTACGGGATCAAGTGAATCATCCACAGGCAAAGCGATCATCATCAATTAA
- a CDS encoding helix-turn-helix domain-containing protein: MQVENCVPSGIQPKDTGFGYTLSVIGGKYKMTILYWLSENKVMRFNELQRKIGTISFKTLSMMLKELETDGIVSREEFPQIPPKVEYSLTELGQTIIPVLDIMCQWGEKNGIPAAQAATIPLSI, encoded by the coding sequence ATGCAGGTTGAAAACTGTGTACCGTCTGGCATTCAACCCAAAGACACTGGCTTCGGCTACACATTGTCTGTTATTGGCGGCAAATATAAAATGACCATACTGTACTGGCTCTCCGAAAACAAGGTCATGCGGTTTAATGAGCTGCAACGGAAAATCGGCACTATATCCTTTAAAACATTAAGCATGATGTTAAAAGAGTTGGAGACAGACGGCATTGTCAGCCGCGAGGAATTCCCACAAATCCCTCCCAAAGTTGAGTATTCCTTGACCGAGTTGGGGCAAACGATTATTCCGGTACTGGATATCATGTGCCAATGGGGAGAAAAAAACGGCATACCAGCCGCGCAGGCGGCGACAATCCCGCTTTCGATATAA
- a CDS encoding uracil-DNA glycosylase, translating to MNSLANDWAQKLQSELEAPYMQELFAILAEKYKTATVYPEAKNIYNALHHTSYEQTKVVILGQDPYHGPKQAHGLSFSVQPGLKVPPSLKNIYKELESDVGATVPDHGSLLSWAKQGVLLLNTVLTVEDGNPNSHQGMGWEQFTDQIIAALNDREKPVVFILWGKNAEAKAKHINGDKHHLIISPHPSPFAAHKGFFGSKPFSRTNRFLESIGSEPIDWSIPMLNELESK from the coding sequence ATGAATTCGTTAGCAAATGATTGGGCGCAGAAATTGCAAAGTGAGCTTGAAGCGCCTTATATGCAAGAGCTTTTTGCCATATTGGCAGAAAAATATAAAACGGCCACGGTTTATCCGGAAGCGAAAAATATATACAATGCACTTCATCATACATCCTATGAGCAGACGAAAGTGGTCATTTTAGGACAAGACCCTTATCATGGACCAAAGCAGGCGCATGGGCTTAGCTTCTCCGTGCAGCCAGGATTAAAGGTACCTCCTTCATTAAAAAACATTTACAAAGAGCTGGAGTCGGATGTAGGGGCCACTGTGCCTGACCATGGAAGCTTGCTTTCATGGGCTAAGCAAGGAGTGCTGCTTCTTAATACAGTGCTTACGGTGGAGGATGGCAATCCTAATTCCCATCAAGGGATGGGGTGGGAGCAATTTACCGATCAAATTATTGCCGCTCTAAACGATAGGGAGAAGCCCGTGGTATTTATACTTTGGGGCAAGAATGCAGAAGCGAAAGCGAAGCATATTAATGGGGACAAGCATCATTTAATTATTTCACCGCATCCGAGCCCATTTGCAGCTCACAAAGGTTTTTTTGGAAGCAAACCATTCTCGAGGACAAATCGTTTCTTAGAATCGATTGGAAGCGAGCCGATTGACTGGTCGATTCCCATGCTGAATGAGCTTGAAAGCAAATAA
- a CDS encoding TetR/AcrR family transcriptional regulator, translating into MSEPVDQWLQKLLQLDNEEEKMTEKQLKIVQAASEIFAEKGFAASSTSEIAQRAGVAEGTIFRHYKTKKDLLFSIVAPVMAKLIAPFVLRDFYKVLESRFDTLDLMLRAIIENRIAFVERHVQVLKIFVQEIPFHPELLDQFQKLILSKVIQKFSISITQFQQQGVIVNWAPLTVIRLIASSLIGYVLSRTFIGKTDGIHWDDDLEKEATITFIIKGLAP; encoded by the coding sequence ATGTCAGAACCGGTGGATCAATGGCTGCAGAAGCTATTGCAACTAGATAATGAAGAAGAAAAAATGACGGAAAAACAATTGAAAATCGTGCAGGCTGCCTCCGAAATATTTGCTGAGAAGGGCTTTGCCGCCTCTTCTACAAGTGAAATCGCTCAGCGAGCCGGTGTGGCAGAAGGAACTATTTTTCGTCATTATAAAACCAAAAAGGATTTGCTTTTCTCGATTGTTGCGCCTGTTATGGCAAAGTTAATCGCTCCTTTTGTACTTCGCGATTTCTATAAGGTTCTCGAGAGCCGCTTTGACACATTAGATCTTATGCTGCGCGCAATTATAGAAAATCGCATTGCATTTGTTGAGCGTCATGTTCAGGTGTTGAAAATTTTTGTTCAAGAGATTCCTTTTCATCCCGAACTGCTGGACCAATTCCAGAAGCTCATCCTCTCAAAAGTGATACAAAAATTCAGCATTAGTATTACGCAATTTCAGCAGCAAGGCGTAATCGTTAATTGGGCGCCCCTTACTGTCATTCGATTAATCGCCTCATCCTTAATCGGTTATGTCCTTAGCCGTACGTTCATCGGAAAAACAGATGGCATTCACTGGGATGATGATTTAGAGAAAGAGGCGACTATTACTTTTATTATAAAAGGGTTAGCCCCTTAA
- a CDS encoding DUF1292 domain-containing protein: MSEHQHGDDCGCGEDHEHEEHVFIVTDDEGQEREMVMVYTFESESQVYAVLLDRNDPEADGVIFRIEEENDESFLVGIEDDAEWDRVTAIYEEIARTESEEN; this comes from the coding sequence ATGAGCGAACATCAGCATGGCGATGATTGCGGCTGTGGTGAAGACCACGAGCATGAAGAGCATGTCTTTATCGTGACTGACGACGAGGGCCAGGAACGTGAAATGGTCATGGTTTATACGTTTGAATCCGAAAGCCAAGTTTACGCTGTATTGCTGGATCGCAACGATCCAGAAGCAGACGGCGTTATCTTCCGTATTGAAGAAGAAAACGATGAGTCCTTCCTAGTTGGCATCGAAGATGATGCGGAATGGGATCGCGTAACAGCGATTTACGAAGAAATTGCTCGAACGGAAAGCGAAGAGAACTAG